From the Streptococcus halotolerans genome, the window ACGTTCCATGCAGCAAGCATCACGAATTTCAGACCGTACCGGTTTCTTCCTTGATGGTCATTTAATTGAGTTTGAAAATACTAAAACCATGTTTATGAAACCAAAACATAAAGAGACAGAAGACTATATTACTGGTAAATTTGGATAATCCAAATCAAAGAAAGAGGTAGCCTATGTTACGTACACAATTTGAAGAAGAATTAGATAAATTGCACAATCAATTTTATGCTATGGGAACAGAAGTTTTGGCACAGATTAACAAAAGTGTTCGCGCCTTTGTTAGCCATGACCGTGATTTAGCTCAGGAAGTGATTGACGAAGATGAAGTGGTTAACAATTACGAAACCAAACTTGAAAAAAAATCACTTGAAATTATCGCTCTGCAACAACCAGTTTCACAGGATTTGCGAACCGTTATTACTGTTTTAAAAGCTTCTAACGACGTTGAGCGCATGGGCGATCATGCTTCCTCTATTGCAAAAGCAACGATTCGAATGAAGGGAGAAGAGCGTGTTCCTCACGTAGAAGCAGAAATTAGCAAGATGGGGAAAGCCGTTAAACGCATGTTAGAAGATGCTTTTAACGCTTATATCAATGGTGATGAGGCTGCTGCTCGCGAAGTTGCGGCTAAGGACGAAGAAATTGATGAGTACTTCAGAACAATCCAACATCAAGCGGTGGAAGGTATCAGAGAAAATCCAGAAGCAGCTTTTGCTGGCAAAGAGTATTTTCAAGTTCTCATGTATCTGGAACGTATTGGTGATTATGCTCGCAATATTTGCGAGTGGGTAGTCTATCTTAAAACTGGCAAGATTATCGAATTATAAGTCACTTTATGATATAATTAGGGATGTTGGATTCAACATCCTTTTCTTATTTTTTGGTTTTTACAACTAGTCTTAAGGGACAATCAAACCAATTAACACTCTTCGACGATCAAAAGCAGACGTTGTTGACTTGATGAAGGTCAGTTCTATCGCCATCGGCGTCGCTTAGTCTACTTTTGATTTTCATTGAGTATAAAAAGTACTTAGGGAAATTCCCAGCTAATATTAAGGAGTATTATGACAGTAGTTGAACACTTGATCGAAACGTTTATTCCAGAAAACTATAATCTTTTTCTTGATTTGAATCGCCAGGAAAAACAATTTTCAGGTAATGTTGCTATCACAGGAGAAGCGCTAGATAATCAGATTGCCTTGCATCAAAAAGGATTGCACATCGAATCTGTAAAACTAGATAATGAAACACTTACTTTTGAGGTTGACCACGACAACGAATGTGTTCGTATCGATTCGCCTGATACCGGTATGATGACACTGGTCATTGAATTTTCGGGTAAAATCACTGATAATATGACCGGAATTTACCCATCTTATTACACTGAAGATGGTGTCAAAAAAGAAGTTATTTCGACGCAGTTTGAAAGTCACTTTGCAAGAGAAGCTTTTCCATGTATTGATGAACCTGAAGCAAAAGCGACATTTGATCTCTCCTTAAAATTTGATCAAGAAGAAGGAGAGATAGCCCTCTCTAATATGCCTGAATCAAATCCTGAACTTCGTCAAGAAACAGGTGTCTGGAGCTTTGAAACCACACCAAGAATGTCTTCTTATTTGTTGGCTTTCGGTTTTGGAGACCTTCAAGGAAAAACACAAAAATCTAAAAATGGCACTGAAGTTGGAGTCTTCTCAACCAAGGCTCATCCTTTAAAATCACTTGATTTTGCACTAGATATTGCGGTTCGTGTCATTGATTTCTATGAAGATTATTTTGGTGTTGCTTACCCAATCCCATTGTCATACCATCTAGCTCTTCCTGATTTTTCTGCAGGAGCTATGGAGAACTGGGGACTTGTTACTTACCGTGAAGTTTATCTTTTGGTGGATGAAAATTCTACGGCATCAAGTCGTCAACAAGTCGCGCTTGTTGTTGCTCATGAGTTAGCTCACCAATGGTTCGGAAATCTTGTAACGATGAAATGGTGGGATGATCTATGGTTAAATGAAAGTTTTGCCAACATGATGGAATACGTTTCTATTGATGCTATCGAACCTTCATGGAATATTTTTGAAGATTTCCAAACAGCCGGTGTCCCACATGCCCTCAAACGTGATGCGACTGATGGGGTACAGTCAGTACATATTGAAGTAAACCATCCAGATGAAATCAATACCTTGTTTGATTCAGCTATTGTTTATGCTAAAGGAAGTCGTCTCATGCATATGTTGCGTCGTTGGCTTGGTGACGATGCCTTTGCCGCTGGTTTGAAGGCTTATTTCAAAAAACATCAATATCAAAACACAGTAGGGTACGACTTATGGAGAGCTCTTTCAGATGCTTCTGGTAAAGATGTTGCCGGCTTCATGAATTCTTGGTTAGAGCAACCTGGTTATCCAGTTGTGACGGTAACTGTTGAAGATGATAACTTGGTTATTAGCCAAGAACAATTCTTTATTGGTGATGGAGAAAAAGTTGGTCGCTTGTGGCAAGTTCCGCTTAATAGCAATTGGGCTGGCCTTCCAGATACACTAACTGAAGAACGTCTTGTTATTCCTAATTATAGTCAACTCGCTGCGCAAAATAAGGGTGCCCTTCGTTTGAATACTGAGAATACAGCTCATTATATTTCAAATTATAAAGGTCAAGTTTTAGAGGCAATCCTTAACGATTTAGATAGTTTAGATGCAACAAGTCAACTACAAGTAACCGAAGAACGTCGTTTATTGGCTGAAGGTGGAAAAATTTCTTACGCAGAGCTAGTTCCTCTGATTGAGCGATTATCAAAAGCAGATTCATATATGGTTGTCTCTGCCATCGTTTCTGTATTGAATGGTCTTGACAAGTTTATTGATGAGAATAGTGAAGAAGAAGCTGCCAAGCACGACTTGATTCGTCGTATTTTCCATTCCAAGTTTGAACGCTTAGGTTTTCTTCCAAAACCAGGAGAGTCTGATGAAGATGAAATGGTTCGCCAATTAGTTTTAACTCAGTTGATTGAAGCGCGTGATCTCGAAGTAACAGCACAAGCCAGTCAATTATTTGCACAGTATCACGATGATTTAGGGAAGATTCCTGCTTCCATTCGTACGGTACTCTTAGTCAATGAATTTAAATCTTCTGAAACAGCTGACCTTCTAAAAGAATACATTGATTACTATGTCACGACTAATGACGGTACCTTCAAACGCCAATTGTCTCACGCTATTGCTAATACAAAGACAGAAAGTAACCTCTCAACAATTTTAGGCTTCCTAAAAGATAAAGATATTGTTAAACCACAGGATTTATCTTCTTGGTATGGAGCTCTTCTAAGTCACAGATTTAGTCAAGCTACCGTATGGAAGTGGTCAAAAGATAATTGGGATTGGATAAAAGAAGTTCTTGGAGGTGATATGAGTTTCGATGCTTTCGTTATCATACCTTCTCGCTTATTTAAAACAGCAGAAGCGTTTGAAGAATATAGAACCTTTTTTGAACCTCAATTAGATGATATGGCTATTAGCCGTAATATTGCTATGGGGATAAAAGAAATCTCAGCTCGACTTGAATTAATCAACCAAGAAAAAGAAGCCATTTCAAAAGCCCTTTTGACATAAGGTAACATCAACCTTTCCCATAAAAAAACGGCTCTTTGTCAACTGTAGTGGGTTGACTTATAGCTAACACCGAGAGAGGACCAGTTTGGTCTTCTCTTTTGTTGTGTTCAAAGCAAGATAAATCCGTTTTTTGAAGTTTTCGAAGTTCCTAAAGCCAAAAGCATTTCGCTTAATGACTTTAATAAGGTTGTTGGTGGCCTCTAGTTTGGCATTGGAATAAGGTAGTTTCAGAGCATTAATAATCTTCTCTTTGTCTTTTAGAAAGGTTGACAAGACGGTCTTGAAGATGGGATGGACCTGTTTGATGGTATCAGAAATGAGTTCAAAGAAGTGTTTCTCCTGCTTTTCTTGGAAATGAAAGAGAAGGCATTGGAAGAGTTCATAGTGGTGACGTAGCTCATCAGAGTAGTTCAAAAGACGTTGCACAATCTCTTGATTGGTCAAGTGCATGCGAAAAGTTGGACGATAAAACCGTTTATCGTTTAGGTTACGACTATCTTGTTGGATGAGTTTCCAGTAACGTTTCAAGGCCTTATAGTCGTGAGATTGACGCTCAAATTGGTTCATGATTTGGATACGGAGACGGTTCATAGCACGAGATAACTGTTGAACAATGTGGAACCTATCGAGAACAATCTTCGCCTTAGGAAACAGTTGCTTAGCGATGTCATAATAGGGACTAAACATATCCATGGTGATGACTTTGACACGACTGCGCACCTTGTGAGAATACCGCATGAAATGATTTCTGATGACAGCTTGCGTCCGCCCATCAAGGATAGCGATAATCTTGTTAGCATCGAAATCTTGGGCAATAAAGCTCATCTTTCCCTTCTTGAAAGCATACTCATCCCAGGACATGTTCTCAGGTAACCAGGTTAAATCGGTCTTGCACTCAAAGCGGTTGAGTTGCCGATAGACAGTTGACACAGAGATAGACAGGTCTTCAGCGATTTTTGTCATTGCTTCACGGCTCATGAGTTTGTCGGTGATTTTGTGGTTAATGATGTTGGGAATCTGATGATTTTCTCTGACTAGAGAGGTCTTAGCGACAGCCATTTTCCCACACGCTTGACATTTGAAGCGACGCTTTTTGAGACGAATCAGTACTTTACAACCCGCCATTTCCAGATAGGGAATTTTGCAAGGCTTTTGGAAATCGTACTTTGTCATTTTTCCTTGACAATCAGGGCATTGCGGGGCATCATAATCTAACTTGGCATGATACTCTCTGTGAGTGAAGAACTTGTCAAATGTCTTTTCAAAAGTGATGTTAGGGTCTTTAATGTCAAGCGAATCTTTGATATAATCTAATTGTTCCATATGAGTCTTTCTAATGAGTGGTTTGGTTGCTCTTCATTATAAGTCATATGGGACTTTTTTGCTATA encodes:
- the phoU gene encoding phosphate signaling complex protein PhoU, producing the protein MLRTQFEEELDKLHNQFYAMGTEVLAQINKSVRAFVSHDRDLAQEVIDEDEVVNNYETKLEKKSLEIIALQQPVSQDLRTVITVLKASNDVERMGDHASSIAKATIRMKGEERVPHVEAEISKMGKAVKRMLEDAFNAYINGDEAAAREVAAKDEEIDEYFRTIQHQAVEGIRENPEAAFAGKEYFQVLMYLERIGDYARNICEWVVYLKTGKIIEL
- a CDS encoding M1 family metallopeptidase, with the translated sequence MTVVEHLIETFIPENYNLFLDLNRQEKQFSGNVAITGEALDNQIALHQKGLHIESVKLDNETLTFEVDHDNECVRIDSPDTGMMTLVIEFSGKITDNMTGIYPSYYTEDGVKKEVISTQFESHFAREAFPCIDEPEAKATFDLSLKFDQEEGEIALSNMPESNPELRQETGVWSFETTPRMSSYLLAFGFGDLQGKTQKSKNGTEVGVFSTKAHPLKSLDFALDIAVRVIDFYEDYFGVAYPIPLSYHLALPDFSAGAMENWGLVTYREVYLLVDENSTASSRQQVALVVAHELAHQWFGNLVTMKWWDDLWLNESFANMMEYVSIDAIEPSWNIFEDFQTAGVPHALKRDATDGVQSVHIEVNHPDEINTLFDSAIVYAKGSRLMHMLRRWLGDDAFAAGLKAYFKKHQYQNTVGYDLWRALSDASGKDVAGFMNSWLEQPGYPVVTVTVEDDNLVISQEQFFIGDGEKVGRLWQVPLNSNWAGLPDTLTEERLVIPNYSQLAAQNKGALRLNTENTAHYISNYKGQVLEAILNDLDSLDATSQLQVTEERRLLAEGGKISYAELVPLIERLSKADSYMVVSAIVSVLNGLDKFIDENSEEEAAKHDLIRRIFHSKFERLGFLPKPGESDEDEMVRQLVLTQLIEARDLEVTAQASQLFAQYHDDLGKIPASIRTVLLVNEFKSSETADLLKEYIDYYVTTNDGTFKRQLSHAIANTKTESNLSTILGFLKDKDIVKPQDLSSWYGALLSHRFSQATVWKWSKDNWDWIKEVLGGDMSFDAFVIIPSRLFKTAEAFEEYRTFFEPQLDDMAISRNIAMGIKEISARLELINQEKEAISKALLT
- a CDS encoding ISL3 family transposase; the protein is MEQLDYIKDSLDIKDPNITFEKTFDKFFTHREYHAKLDYDAPQCPDCQGKMTKYDFQKPCKIPYLEMAGCKVLIRLKKRRFKCQACGKMAVAKTSLVRENHQIPNIINHKITDKLMSREAMTKIAEDLSISVSTVYRQLNRFECKTDLTWLPENMSWDEYAFKKGKMSFIAQDFDANKIIAILDGRTQAVIRNHFMRYSHKVRSRVKVITMDMFSPYYDIAKQLFPKAKIVLDRFHIVQQLSRAMNRLRIQIMNQFERQSHDYKALKRYWKLIQQDSRNLNDKRFYRPTFRMHLTNQEIVQRLLNYSDELRHHYELFQCLLFHFQEKQEKHFFELISDTIKQVHPIFKTVLSTFLKDKEKIINALKLPYSNAKLEATNNLIKVIKRNAFGFRNFENFKKRIYLALNTTKEKTKLVLSRC